In Acidobacteriota bacterium, one DNA window encodes the following:
- the alr gene encoding alanine racemase, with protein sequence MTRCTAARVDLPALDSNFRAIGSYLQDEASLNRDAGRGPARPPGIIAVVKANAYGHGARPVAKALEAAGATMLAVADIEEGVDLRAAGIRAPILVFGALSVSDVDGVFDYGLTPTISSPAAGAALQAAAAKRRTKLPYHLKIDTGMNRLGFRHDNLRRTLPALLNSPNLTLDAVHTHFGSADEPGHQLFDEQRTRFEAACRVLDELAAGPRVRHAANSAALLRDSRVWYDFVRPGLLLFGLVPPPLGSNLALTPVMSLTSRVVAVKGVRVGETVGYGGRFTADRPVTLAVIPAGYADGLDRRLEGRGAVLIRGRRAPIVGAVSMDMLTADVTDVDAVGPGDEVVFLGSQGAAPEQTIDAREMAAWIGTIPYEILCRLGARVERKYA encoded by the coding sequence GTGACTCGGTGTACCGCCGCACGCGTCGACCTGCCCGCCCTCGATTCGAATTTCCGCGCCATTGGGTCGTACCTGCAGGACGAGGCCTCGCTCAACCGCGACGCGGGCCGCGGCCCGGCCCGTCCGCCCGGCATCATCGCCGTCGTCAAGGCCAATGCTTATGGGCACGGCGCGCGCCCGGTGGCCAAGGCGCTCGAGGCCGCCGGCGCCACGATGCTGGCCGTCGCCGACATCGAGGAAGGCGTCGACCTTCGGGCTGCCGGCATCCGCGCGCCCATCCTGGTGTTTGGCGCGCTCAGCGTCAGCGACGTCGATGGCGTGTTCGACTACGGCCTCACGCCGACCATCTCGAGCCCCGCGGCCGGGGCCGCGCTGCAGGCTGCCGCGGCGAAGCGGCGGACGAAGCTGCCGTATCACCTGAAGATCGACACCGGCATGAACCGCCTCGGGTTTCGGCACGACAACCTCAGGCGTACTCTTCCCGCGTTGCTCAACAGCCCGAACCTGACACTCGACGCCGTGCACACGCACTTTGGCAGTGCCGACGAGCCCGGCCACCAGCTGTTCGATGAACAACGGACGCGATTCGAGGCGGCCTGCCGCGTGCTCGACGAACTGGCCGCCGGCCCGCGCGTGCGGCACGCCGCCAACTCGGCGGCGCTGCTGCGCGATTCGCGCGTCTGGTACGACTTCGTCCGGCCCGGCTTGCTGCTGTTTGGTTTGGTGCCGCCACCCCTCGGTTCGAACCTGGCCCTCACGCCGGTGATGTCGCTTACCAGCCGCGTCGTCGCCGTGAAGGGCGTGCGGGTGGGGGAGACGGTCGGCTACGGCGGGCGCTTCACCGCCGACCGCCCCGTGACCTTAGCTGTCATTCCCGCCGGTTACGCTGATGGCCTGGATCGCCGCCTCGAGGGGCGGGGCGCGGTGCTGATCCGCGGCCGCCGCGCGCCGATCGTCGGCGCGGTCAGCATGGACATGCTGACGGCCGACGTCACCGACGTTGACGCGGTTGGCCCGGGCGATGAGGTCGTGTTCCTGGGCTCGCAGGGGGCCGCGCCGGAACAGACCATCGATGCCCGCGAGATGGCGGCGTGGATCGGGACGATCCCGTACGAAATCCTCTGCCGCCTCGGTGCCCGCGTCGAACGAAAGTACGCGTAG